The following coding sequences are from one Eucalyptus grandis isolate ANBG69807.140 chromosome 11, ASM1654582v1, whole genome shotgun sequence window:
- the LOC104425160 gene encoding protein PAT1 homolog 1: MERSDSKDSKELPDGTSGALFDASQYAFFGQNLVEEMELGSLEDGVQDFPVFGPADDEYHLFEREEGGGLGSLSEVDDLATTFAKLNRVVTGPRNPGVIGDRGSGSFSRESSSATDWAQDGDFSTWPDPYSFDAENDQEGKRWSSQPSPRYADSKPLYRTSSYPQQQPHLHHFSSEPILVPKSAFTSFPPPGSRSQQASPRNPNMPSLNGGSQSPFSAPIFSPLSNNNLQVAGLSHGLEYGNNVPQFTASGLPFSNRSQSHWVNQAGVLHGSQSGILKNLMLQQQLSHQNGFISQHLMSPHQQLQHQRIHSLQSSLAHYAALRSPVYSTHPPPSHKVMLGLSDGRDHRPKSSQRGKQSVRFSQQGSELSSQKSDTISIQFRSKYMTSEEIESILKMQHAATHSNDPYVDDYYHQARLAHKSSGPRSKQRFCPSHIRELPSRSRNSSMEQHSHLAADAVGRVPLSSVRRPRPLLEVDSPPNSADGNSEQKDVEKPLEQEPMLAARITIEDSLCVLLDVDDIDRFLQFAQPQDGGTQLRRKRQTLLEGLAASLQLVDPLGKSGHTVGLGPKDDIVFLRLVSIPKGRKLLSRYLQLLFPGSELARIVCMTIFRHLRFLYGGLPSDPGAAETTVNLANTVSRCVSGMDLRALSACLVAVVCSSEQPPLRPLGSAAGDGASVILKSVLERATDLLTGLHAPNSCSMPNRALWQASFNEFFALLTKYCLTKYETIAQSILAQTQVSSEIIGTEATRAINREMPVELLRASLPHTDENQRKLLLDFAQRSMPINAFNARMGGSSQTNSESVRG; the protein is encoded by the exons ATGGAGAGATCCGACTCCAAGGATTCCAAGGAATTACCAGATGGCACCTCTG GTGCGCTCTTCGATGCATCCCAATATGCATTTTTCGGTCAAAATCTTGTGGAAGAAATGGAATTGGGGAGCCTAGAAGATGGCGTACAAGACTTCCCCGTTTTTGGACCTGCAGATGATGAGTATCActtgtttgagagagaagag ggTGGCGGTTTGGGATCTCTCTCTGAAGTGGATGATCTGGCCACTACATTTGCTAAG TTGAACCGAGTAGTCACAGGACCAAGGAACCCCGGTGTCATTGGGGACCGAGGATCAGGATCTTTCTCCAGGGAAA GTTCATCAGCCACTGATTGGGCACAAGATGGAGACTTTTCCACCTGGCCGGATCCTTATTCATTTGATGCAGAAAATGATCAAGAAGGCAAGAGATGGTCATCACAGCCTTCTCCTCGCTATGCAGATTCCAAGCCTTTATACAGAACGTCCTCCTATCCTCAGCAGCAACCCcatcttcatcacttctcaagCGAACCAATTCTGGTGCCTAAATCGGCATTTACATCATTCCCTCCTCCTGGGAGCAGATCTCAGCAGGCTTCTCCTCGAAACCCAAACATGCCCTCTTTAAATGGTGGATCACAGTCACCTTTCTCTGCACCAATCTTCTCTCCTTTATCTAACAACAATCTTCAGGTTGCTGGTTTATCCCATGGGCTTGAATATGGGAATAATGTGCCTCAATTCACCGCTTCTGGCCTTCCTTTTAGTAACAGGTCACAAAGCCACTGGGTCAACCAAGCTGGCGTACTTCATGGTAGTCAGTCTGGAATCTTGAAAAACCTAATGCTACAGCAACAATTATCTCATCAAAATGGGTTTATTTCCCAGCATCTGATGTCACCTCATCAGCAGCTCCAACATCAAAGGATTCATTCCCTTCAGTCATCTTTGGCCCATTATGCTGCGCTGCGTTCCCCAGTCTACAGCACTCATCCTCCACCTTCACATAAAGTGATGCTAGGGTTGTCTGATGGTAGAGATCACAGACCCAAATCATCACAAAGAGGGAAACAGAGTGTACGCTTTTCTCAACAAGGATCCGAACTCAGTAGCCAGAAAAGTGATACCATTTCTATACAGTTCAGGTCCAAGTATATGACTTCTGAGGAGATTGAAAGTATCCTCAAAATGCAGCATGCTGCAACCCACAGCAATGATCCTTATGTAGATGATTATTACCACCAAGCACGACTTGCCCATAAATCTTCCGGGCCAAGATCGAAGCAGCGTTTTTGTCCTTCCCATATTAGAGAGCTCCCTTCTCGATCTCGCAATAGTTCTATGGAACAGCATTCTCATCTCGCTGCTGATGCTGTTGGGAGGGTTCCATTATCTTCTGTTCGTAGGCCTCGCCCCCTCCTTGAGGTTGATTCCCCACCTAATTCTGCTGATGGCAACTCTGAGCAGAAGGATGTAGAGAAGCCTTTGGAACAGGAACCGATGCTTGCAGCCAGAATCACCATCGAGGACAGCCTCTGTGTCCTCCTTGATGTTGATGACATTGATCGCTTCTTGCAGTTTGCTCAGCCCCAGGATGGTGGGACCCAGTTGAGGCGGAAGCGGCAGACTCTTCTGGAAGGTTTAGCTGCATCACTCCAGCTTGTGGACCCACTGGGCAAAAGTGGACACACAGTTGGGCTGGGTCCAAAGGATGACATTGTCTTTCTCCGGTTGGTTTCCATCCCTAAGGGCAGGAAGCTCCTTTCCAGGTACCTCCAGCTTCTCTTCCCAGGTAGTGAGCTCGCTAGAATTGTATGCATGACCATTTTCCGCCACTTGAGGTTTCTTTATGGTGGCCTTCCTTCTGATCCTGGAGCAGCTGAGACAACAGTGAATTTAGCCAATACTGTTTCAAGGTGTGTCAGTGGAATGGACCTTCGTGCGTTGAGCGCATGTCTTGTTGCTGTTGTTTGTTCATCCGAGCAGCCACCACTTAGGCCCCTTGGAAGTGCAGCTGGAGATGGGGCATCTGTGATACTGAAATCCGTTCTTGAAAGGGCAACCGACCTTTTGACTGGTCTCCATGCCCCAAACAGTTGTAGCATGCCCAACCGTGCCCTCTGGCAAGCCTCCTTCAATGAGTTCTTTGCACTCCTTACAAAATACTGCCTTACGAAATATGAAACTATAGCTCAGTCAATCTTGGCCCAAACCCAAGTTAGCTCGGAAATCATTGGTACAGAGGCAACCAGAGCAATAAACCGGGAAATGCCTGTGGAGCTTTTGCGTGCTAGTCTCCCTCACACTGACGAGAACCAGCGTAAGCTCTTGTTGGACTTCGCTCAACGATCGATGCCTATAAATGCATTTAATGCACGCATGGGTGGGAGCAGCCAAACAAACTCCGAGTCTGTAAGGGGGTAG